Part of the Lycium ferocissimum isolate CSIRO_LF1 chromosome 6, AGI_CSIRO_Lferr_CH_V1, whole genome shotgun sequence genome, AGCCCCTCACTTGCCGACGATTCACCATCGCCATGTGTCATCTTTTGATATGTCCAATTGGTGTTAGCCCCTCACTTTccgcaaaaataaaaaagaaacatacgaagaaggggttccatctattatatatacaaaaaataatttaacgcCACGTGTCATCTTTTGATATGTCCAATTGGTGTTTACAGATTTTGACCTATACAAGGgattttcaatatattttaCATGAAAAAAATAGAATGTTGTCTAGCTTCTCTTCGTAATAGACTTTCTAAAATTGTCTAGTCTTGATTATAAGTGGTTTCCATTcattatcacataaattgtTGCTACGTCACATTTTCACTATTCTTCTTTAGATATAAAATTCCAAATATCCTGTCCAATAATTTATTACGAATGCTGCTACATGACATGTGCACATTTTAAATGCAAATTTGACAGATTTTCTATGCAAATTATCATTATTGTATCTGTGCGCTAAAATTACATTATGCCACTGCTTTTGAATACGGATAAAAATCTTCATGCACTGAAAGTTGCGACctcaataaaatataaaatgttaTTACTGCAGATTGTTTAAAATAAACCACAAATTAAATTATCAGAAGCTATTAGGCACACAAAATATTTAATGAATAAATGAAAATTCTGTTAAAAAATTTCGGAGACATagttttcaaaatataatagaaataaagtatgaaaattaattgaaataaaattaatcaagaGGAAAATTAAATGCGAGAAACCAAACGTTTGCGTAGAAACAGACGTAACCGTAAGCCGTAAATAAtcgttgaaacttgaaagttgCTTCATATATTACCCAATTCACAAAAATAAACTTATAGAACTTGAATGATTCgcaaatattatatatagagagagaataagagaattgtatgaaaatgaataaagatgGGGGTATTTTTATAGTTAAGGAATAGggcaaaaatataatttattaaagTTTGGGTTTGTTGGGAGaagttttgggggggggggtaggtTTTGTTTTAGGTGTGAGGGTTGAATatagcctctttttttttttaccattggGGTCCAACTGGCCCAAACGGttggaaattcaaaaaaaaaaaaaattattgaaattaCACCGGTTAGGCGGTTTGAGCCGTGCGGGGACCAACCTAGATTTTACCTGAGCCCCTCGCATCCCAATCCCCTCAACCCCCGGGACGAATCGTCCCCAATGGgctgacccgacccgacccacCAGCCAGCCTTATGCTagatgaattaaaaaaaaaaaaaaaaaaattcgtgtACCAACATGGCAGAAATTTGGGATACTTGGGGCAGATCTTCAAATTCCAAAGAAGTAGGCAAAGCAAAATGTCATAGAAACCACAAATTGGGCAAAATATGGAAAGCTCTCAACTAAATGGACAGCCATTGCAAAAAGACCAAaattaaaccctaaaccctaataCACAAACACCAGCCTCTCCCTATAAATAAATCTACTAAAGCCCTACTCACTCAACATTATCTGCAAAAATCTTCCTCTGCAACCAAAGGTATGttatattcttcttttttaaccAAATTGGTTATTTCagtatatattttcttgtatttcataaACACCATTATTTAGAATAAGCACATATCGAAGGCTTCATAGTTAGAATATTAAGAAACCACTGTGGAGCTCAAATCTTGTGCTATATTAAAATGTTCATATAACTAAAATCCATTTATTGGTGTCCTCTTGATCTGCAACTCCTGCAATTAATCAAGAGGATTTTAGTTATGTGATGTACATTCGTTTTATACTTTTATGTGTAATATTTTTTGTGAATCTTGAATTGTTTTCATGAGACTGAAATTAAGTATTTAGGATTTTAAGTCAATTGATGTGGATTAACTATGCACCCACTACACCTTTGTGAGTGACATAGTATAAATGCATCTTTctataaatttgtatttataaatgttttgtgttatttttttttccccaaagcCATGCTCttttatgatgttatgtagCAAAGGTGGGAACTTTATCTTAAGATTGATTAGTGGTTAATGTTTTAGAAAGAAATGAGCATGTGTGCTATCTAGTTTATCATTCAGTTAAAATGACTGATAGAACTTGTACTTCTGATATCTTTTTCTTGATAGAAATGTGTATAATTTTGTATATCTAAGTTTTATTAGTACAGATTTAAATAAACCTTCTGTTTTAGATAATTATTCTACttgtaggtatatttaaataatataatGTTGTTTTTTCAACTGTATAAGAAATATTAGTTGAAGGGTgctaagaaaagaaattgaaggGATGCAAGTGTATATGTCTACATAATATGCTTAGTCCAGAAAAAAGATTGTTAATTGTTATGCTagttcttttctcttttatttggACAGTTCCTCAATTTATTCGATATTGttctttttccctttgttttgtttattaTCGTGTTAGGCTATATGAAAATCTCCAACACTGTCACACTAGATTCTCTTTTTAGCTTGTATTCATTGGTGTGTATGCTTGTTATAATGCAGGATTAGAAGCAACAATGGCGGCAAAAAATccaaaggttttctttgacATATTGATTGGCAAGGCCAAAGCTGGGAGAGTTGTGATGGAACTGTTTAAAGATAAGACACCTAAAACTGCTGAAAACTTTCGAGCTCTCTGCACCGGGGAAAAAGGGATTGGGCAGTTAGGGAAGCCATTACATTACAAGGGCTCGGGGTTTCACCGCATCATTACAAACTTCATGTGCCAGGGTGGAGATTTCACCAGAGGAAATGGGACTGGAGGAGAATCAATATATGGTACAAAATTTGCTGATGAGAACTTCAGTGTGATGCATACGACGCCCGGTCTTCTCTCAATGGCAAATTCTGGACGAGACACCAATGGATCTCAGTTCTTTATCACCACAGTACCAACACCTTGGCTTGATGGCAAACACGTCGTGTTTGGTAAAGTTGTAGATGGCTATAGTGTAGTCAAA contains:
- the LOC132059285 gene encoding peptidyl-prolyl cis-trans isomerase CYP19-3-like; translated protein: MAAKNPKVFFDILIGKAKAGRVVMELFKDKTPKTAENFRALCTGEKGIGQLGKPLHYKGSGFHRIITNFMCQGGDFTRGNGTGGESIYGTKFADENFSVMHTTPGLLSMANSGRDTNGSQFFITTVPTPWLDGKHVVFGKVVDGYSVVKEMEKVGSDSGKTSCPVLIEDCGELKEN